In Plasmodium gaboni strain SY75 chromosome 14, whole genome shotgun sequence, one genomic interval encodes:
- a CDS encoding hypothetical protein (conserved Plasmodium protein, unknown function), producing the protein MMYDHSRQINATLKKCSEMDDMCHLYNMELMQQRERIENLKRKLHSYNKNIEEQESIFKNVIKYTDGFISNIITFLERFSNSKELNVLSNCAKYCLADDMDELNLINNFNKINNINSHKKKEIKSTKLVSTKYKNDNSNKISIYSDENKLNKKIPKKKKTKNKYKNDVKKKYLQLNENIYNLHNPYDTVEIKDLYNIYRKKSTTLNENTYIN; encoded by the exons ATGATGTATGATCACAGTAGACAA ATTAATGcaacattaaaaaaatgtagCGAAATGGATGACATGTGTCATCTCTATAATATGGAATTAATGCAACAAAGAGAAAGGATTGAAAATcttaaaagaaaattacattcttataataaaaatatagaagaGCAAGAAAgcatttttaaaaatgttataaaataCACCGACGGATTTATAAGCAACATAAT aaCCTTCTTGGAACGTTTCAGTAATTCAAAAGAATTGAACGTATTGTCGAATTGTGCAAAATATTGTCTCGCTGATGATATG GACgaattaaatttaataaacaattttaacaaaataaataatataaactCCCATAAAAAGAAGGAAATAAAATCTACTAAATTAGTTAGCActaaatataaaaatgataactcaaataaaataagtatatatagtgatgaaaataaactgaataagaaaattcccaaaaagaagaaaacaaaaaataaatataaaaatgatgtgaagaaaaaatatttacaactaaatgagaatatatataatcttCATAATCCATATGATACAGTTGAAATTAAAGATctgtataatatttatagaaaGAAAAGTACTAcattaaatgaaaatacatatataaattag
- a CDS encoding putative pantothenate kinase, whose product MGNTLGIECSFNSVHVTTVLINKKLIKQSNNDSITEKDIRQVEEKKLPKNVSITSNDNKINTNVYLSWLKEKYKREYINSVENISKSDDSNNCNDDYIKMKKNTFSYILDIQDIIDSDVQIFSLKKDSEKSVHTHISINELYKCFHEDDNLEKKFLKYLNFVKHHKLDNSQMDKIHIQNLYDDEIAEIYFWSFKLKYLDECILTYYKKNINNILINVTGKHKNLIKKKFLQITGKNNIFHHNEITCINNSICFLKKFMPTNLYYFTKSNEKNETASCASQNDEDNERKKKKKNLLYQSFINKEEVNKIKSYVIVNMKRAVCYHLVNEQNFIERIGTLYVGFKTVMGLFLLITGKPCSLQRICQLAKNGINTTFDMTVQDIYGTSYSNAGLCKDLTASFFGNAQHIENVKDIFNSYDDEKNINIKEEDDKLMNVYEYEVESSCYENVSNCMSTEISECEEIFGTEECIDFESEKNNNNYYMNKYFFLNKDKTKKLVVSNKNFKLHHNCKIPIFNYNSDSNCNYTSSFKIKEKIFKNNIEERENQEEGYLQKEDDIFDMNDIHKSFSIKNSLSDNEINIHEYHRTNYNLKKNKKIKKLFKKQYLNENGKMIHNIHSSIQKEVNSFILKNKNFFSYRTDDEQKVKEECESITEKNVSYETNNNKMDSKLKDKTLVKYNNKICDLSKSLLSMAIFTTVYLSYIHCNLYNVDHIFFTGYNFEDDVCTELFQIIINFLSHNRQKIYFAKISKYISSLGSAIELINWEEININN is encoded by the coding sequence ATGGGTAATACATTAGGTATTGAATGCTCTTTCAACTCTGTTCATGTAACAACTGTGTTGATTAATAAAAAGTTAATAAAACAAAGTAATAATGATAGTATAACTGAAAAAGATATACGACAAGTagaggaaaaaaaattaccTAAGAATGTTAGTATTACAAGTAATgacaataaaataaatacgAATGTGTATTTATCTTGgttaaaagaaaaatacaaaagggaatatattaattctgtagaaaatatatcaaaatcTGATGATTCCAATAATTGTAATGatgattatattaaaatgaagaagaatACTTTTTCTTACATTTTGGATATACAAGACATTATTGATAGTGATGTTCAAATTTTTAGTTTAAAAAAGGATAGTGAAAAAAGTGtacacacacatatatcCATAAATGagttatataaatgttttcATGAAGATGATAATCTTGAAAAGAAATTTCTTAAATATCTTAATTTTGTAAAACATCACAAATTGGATAATTCTCAAATGgataaaatacatattcagaatttatatgatgatgaaatagctgaaatttatttttggtcctttaaattaaaatatttggATGAATGCATATTgacatattataaaaagaatataaataatatacttATAAATGTGACCGGGAAACATAAAAatcttataaaaaagaaatttcttcaaataacgggtaaaaataatatatttcatcataatgaaataacgtgtataaataattcaatATGTTTCCTAAAAAAGTTTATGCCAActaatttatattatttcacaaaatcaaatgaaaaaaatgaaacaGCTAGCTGTGCTAGCCAAAATGACGAAGACAATgaaaggaaaaaaaaaaaaaaaaatttactATATCAATCATTcataaataaagaagaagttaataaaataaagtCATATGTAATAGTGAATATGAAACGAGCTGTCTGTTATCATTTAGTTAATGAACAAAATTTCATAGAAAGAATAGGAACATTATATGTAGGATTTAAAACAGTTATGGgtctttttttattaattacAGGTAAACCTTGCTCTCTACAAAGAATATGCCAGTTAGCGAAAAATGGAATAAATACAACTTTTGACATGACAGTTCAGGATATATACGGAACGTCTTATTCGAATGCAGGTTTATGTAAAGATTTAACGGCATCCTTTTTTGGTAATGCTCAGCACATAGAAAATGTGAAGgatatttttaattcatatgatgatgagaaaaatattaatataaaagaagaagatgaTAAATTAATGAATGTTTATGAATATGAAGTTGAAAGCTCATGTTATGAGAATGTAAGCAATTGTATGAGTACAGAAATTAGTGAATGTGAGGAAATTTTTGGAACTGAAGAATGTATTGATTTTGAGTCTGAGAAGAATAacaataattattatatgaataaatatttttttttaaataaagataaaacAAAGAAATTGGTAGTATCAAATAAGAATTTTAAACTGCATCATAATTGCAAAATTCccatttttaattataatagtGATTCTAATTGTAATTACACGAGTAgttttaaaattaaagaaaaaatatttaagaataatattgaaGAGCGAGAGAACCAAGAAGAAGGATACTTACAAAAAGAAGATGATATCTTTGATATGAATGATATACATAAATCTTTCTCAATAAAAAATAGTTTAAGtgataatgaaataaatatacatgAATATCATCGAACAAACTacaatttaaaaaaaaataaaaaaattaaaaaattatttaaaaagcAATATCTAAATGAAAATGGTAAAATGATACATAATATACATTCTTCTATTCAGAAAGAAGTTAATTCGTTTATATTgaagaataaaaattttttttcatatagAACAGATGATGAACAAAAAGTCAAAGAAGAATGTGAAAGTATTacagaaaaaaatgtaagttatgaaacaaataataataaaatggaTAGTAAATTAAAGGATAAAACTTTagtaaaatataacaaCAAAATATGTGATTTATCCaaatcattattatcaatgGCTATATTTACGACAGtttatttatcatatattcattgtaatttatataatgttgatcacatattttttacagGATATAATTTTGAAGATGATGTATGCACAGAACTTTTTCAAATTATCATAAACTTTTTGTCTCATAATAGGcaaaaaatatactttGCAAAAATATCCAAATATATTAGTAGTTTAGGATCAGCTATAGAATTAATTAATTGGGAAGAAATTAACATAAACAATTAA